Genomic window (Bosea sp. (in: a-proteobacteria)):
CCTTGACATCGCCCCGATCCCGCCGAAAGAAGACGCGGGATTTTGACCGGAGATTTTCCAGCGCGTGATGAAGCCGCCGCTCGCCATCCTGCTCTGCGCCCCGCGCGGCTTCTGCGCCGGGGTGGTGCGCGCCATCGACGCCGTCGAGAAGGCGCTGAAGCTGCATGGCGCGCCGGTCTATGTCCGCCACGAGATCGTCCACAACAAATACGTGGTCGAATCGCTGAAGCGGAAGGGCGCCGTCTTCGTCGCCGAGCTCGACGAGGTGCCCGATGCGACGCGGCCGGTGATCTTCTCCGCCCATGGCGTCGCCAAGGCGGTGCCGGCCGCCGCGAAGGCACGCGCCCTCTTCGCCATCGACGCCACCTGCCCGCTGGTCACCAAGGTCCATCGCGAGGCCGAAGTGCATCACAAGCGCGGCCGCCATATCCTGCTCGTCGGCCATGCCGGCCACCCGGAGGTGATCGGCACGATGGGCCAGTTGCCCGAAGGCGCGATCACGCTGATCGAGACGCTCGACGACGTCGCGGCGCTCGAGCCCCCGGCGGGGCAGGCGCTCGCCTATGTCACCCAGACGACGCTCTCGGTCGACGACACGCGCGAGATCGTGGACGCATTGCAGGCCCGCTTCCCGGAGCTGATCGCCCCGCACAAGGAGGACATCTGCTATGCCACGACCAACCGCCAGGAGGCGGTGAAGCGCGTCGCCCCGCAGGTCGACGGACTGATCGTCGTCGGCTCGCCCAATTCCTCGAACTCGCAGCGTCTGCGCGAGGTCGCCGAGCGCGCCGGCTGCCCGGTGGCGCGGCTCGTCCTGCGCACGGACGAGATCGACTGGGCGGTCTTCGGCCAGATTCGCAGCCTCGGCATCACCGCCGGCGCGAGCGCGCCCGAGGTGCTGGTCGAGGAGATCATCGACGCCTTCGCCGAGCGCTACGAGGTCAGCGTCGAGACCGTCTCGACCGCCGACGAGAATGTCTTCTTCCCGCTGCCGCGCGAATTGCGCGGCGAGACGGCGCCGGACGCGGCCGAGTAACCTGAGCAGAGAGCCTTCATCTTGGCCGTCTATACCGAAGTGCCCGATGACGAGATGGCCGCCTTCGTGGCGCGCTATGGCATCGGCGATCTCCTCTCCGCCAAGGGCATCGCCGAGGGCGTCGAGAACTCGAACTATCTGATCCGCACAACGCAGGGCGCCTTCATCCTCACCCTCTACGAGAAGCGGGTGAACCCGGACGAGCTGCCTTTCTTCCTGGGGCTGATGCAGCATCTGGCCAGGCGCGGGGTGATCTGCCCGCAGCCGGTCAGCGACGGGCGCGGGCAGATGCTCGGCCGCCTCGCCGGGCGCCCGGCGGCGATCGTCACCTTCCTCGACGGGCTTTCGGTGCGCCGCCCGACCGCGGCCCATTGCCAGGAGCTCGGCCGCGGGCTTGCCCTGCTGCACGAGGCCGGCGCCGATTTCGCGATGGAGCGGGTCAACGCGCTCTCGGTTCCCGGCTGGCGCCCGCTTGCCGCGCAGGCCGGCACCGATGCCGACAGGGTCTCGCCCGGGCTCGCCCGCCGCGTCGCCGCCGAGATTGCGGTGCACGAGGCGCGCTGGCCGCAGGATCTGCCGCGCGGCGTGATCCATGCCGATCTCTTCCCCAACAACGTCTTCTTCATCGGCGGCAGGCTCTCGGGGCTGAT
Coding sequences:
- the ispH gene encoding 4-hydroxy-3-methylbut-2-enyl diphosphate reductase, which produces MKPPLAILLCAPRGFCAGVVRAIDAVEKALKLHGAPVYVRHEIVHNKYVVESLKRKGAVFVAELDEVPDATRPVIFSAHGVAKAVPAAAKARALFAIDATCPLVTKVHREAEVHHKRGRHILLVGHAGHPEVIGTMGQLPEGAITLIETLDDVAALEPPAGQALAYVTQTTLSVDDTREIVDALQARFPELIAPHKEDICYATTNRQEAVKRVAPQVDGLIVVGSPNSSNSQRLREVAERAGCPVARLVLRTDEIDWAVFGQIRSLGITAGASAPEVLVEEIIDAFAERYEVSVETVSTADENVFFPLPRELRGETAPDAAE
- a CDS encoding homoserine kinase codes for the protein MAVYTEVPDDEMAAFVARYGIGDLLSAKGIAEGVENSNYLIRTTQGAFILTLYEKRVNPDELPFFLGLMQHLARRGVICPQPVSDGRGQMLGRLAGRPAAIVTFLDGLSVRRPTAAHCQELGRGLALLHEAGADFAMERVNALSVPGWRPLAAQAGTDADRVSPGLARRVAAEIAVHEARWPQDLPRGVIHADLFPNNVFFIGGRLSGLIDFYFACTDAFAYDLAICLNSWCFEADGSFNLTKGQAMLAGYESVRPLTETEVEALPQLCRGSALRFLLTRLVDWLNVPAGALVKPHDPLEYDRKLAFHQRVLDAREYGLKR